From a single Nostoc edaphicum CCNP1411 genomic region:
- a CDS encoding TIGR03032 family protein produces the protein MNQNPVAPAFEVNASRQFTPWLFEQNLSLAFTTYQAGKLFFIGLQSSGKLSVFERTFQRCMGLYAQGSSLYMSSLYQLWRFENTLQPGQVHDNYDAVYLPQVSYVTGDLDIHDIALSNSQANNDSENLIFVNTLFSCLARVSQTHSFIPLWQPPFISKLAAEDRCHLNGLAIRDGQPRYVTAVSQSDVAEGWRDRRADGGCVIDVESNEIVTTGLSMPHSPRWYKDKLWLLNSGTGDFGYLDLKRGSFEPVAFCPGYMRGCAFHGDFAIVGVSQPRHNKTFSGLPLDEKLLQKNAEPRCGLLVIDLKSGDIVHSLRMEGAVLELYDVVALPEVRHPMAIGFKSDEIRRIVTMG, from the coding sequence ACCACTTATCAAGCAGGGAAATTATTTTTCATCGGCTTGCAATCTAGCGGCAAACTATCTGTTTTCGAGCGCACCTTTCAACGTTGCATGGGTTTGTATGCTCAAGGTAGCAGCTTATACATGAGTTCGCTATATCAACTGTGGCGCTTTGAAAACACCCTACAACCGGGACAAGTTCACGACAACTACGATGCCGTCTATTTGCCCCAAGTGAGTTATGTGACTGGAGACTTAGATATCCATGATATCGCCCTAAGTAATTCTCAAGCAAATAATGATTCAGAGAATCTAATATTTGTCAATACTTTATTTAGCTGTTTAGCAAGAGTCAGTCAAACCCACAGTTTCATTCCCCTGTGGCAACCGCCGTTTATTAGTAAATTGGCAGCAGAAGACAGGTGTCATCTCAACGGATTAGCAATACGAGATGGTCAACCCAGATACGTCACTGCTGTGAGTCAGTCGGATGTGGCAGAAGGATGGCGGGACAGACGGGCCGATGGTGGTTGCGTCATTGATGTGGAAAGTAACGAGATAGTCACCACAGGACTTTCCATGCCCCATTCGCCTCGGTGGTATAAAGATAAGCTGTGGTTACTCAACTCTGGGACAGGAGATTTTGGCTACCTAGACTTGAAACGGGGCAGCTTTGAACCTGTGGCATTTTGTCCGGGATATATGCGTGGTTGTGCATTTCATGGCGACTTTGCGATCGTCGGAGTTTCTCAGCCCAGGCACAACAAGACTTTTAGTGGCTTGCCTCTAGACGAGAAATTATTGCAAAAAAATGCTGAACCTCGCTGTGGGCTATTAGTGATTGACCTGAAAAGCGGCGATATTGTGCATTCGCTGCGAATGGAGGGGGCGGTACTGGAATTATACGATGTGGTGGCACTACCAGAGGTGCGTCATCCAATGGCGATCGGTTTTAAGAGTGATGAAATTCGGCGAATAGTGACGATGGGATGA